GACCATAGGAATCATTTCTTTTCCAAACATTTTTTTGCGAGTACAAACTTGATCTTCCTTGATTTTCAGGAGATTCAactttttttttgccttttttaaATTACTATAATTTTTTAGGTGTATGGAGGTGTGTAACACCCGAGAGTCAAAAAGTTTGCCATGCAAGCTCCCCTTCCACCTCCACGACCTCACTACACAGTTGATGACCATTGCTTGTAGCATCGTCAGACAAAACAAAAGAGGAGGTTAGCTTGATCACGATTTGTTCTCCCACAAGCTTCTTTGTACCACCTAGTCGCCCTCCCTTTACCAGCCATGGCAGACATCACATAGGTGGTTCTTCCTTTCCCATGCCCTTCTTTTGGTCACTGAGGCATTAGACAACCTCCAGAAACTCTCTTCCGCCACTGACACCCCCTCACGCAAGCTCCTGCACCTCGCCTACAAAATCTCGCGACCACAATCGGTCGTTGTTCTCGTGACCTTTCCTCTAGTTGTCTTGGAGTCCACGCAAAGCCACCGGCCGGTAGATGGGGGGGAGGGAGGGATAGGGGTTAGATGTCAAGGGGCAAAGCATGAGCGTAGGTGGACAGGGACGAAAAAATGATCGAAGAAATAAAAGGAAATTTCATCCAACTAACGAGATGTCCTACATGGAAGAAAAATATAAAGGTTGCGCCATAGGGAGTGTGATATTCCATGCACTCAAAAGCCTCTATAAAATTTTAGAGAGCCCGTTGAAACCATTATATACTCTTAAATAATTATTGATGCTATGTTTGTAGGGTGTCTACTAGAGTAGCTCTGACATTTTTAACCATTTGGGGtgatctttttttttgttttgttgagataGCATTGGGTTGATTTTGATTACTACTCTAGAAACACAATACATTgttcttttttatttctttttattcATTATTTGCTTTCTTTCTATCCTTGTTACAGGATGCACACCGTTTTGTCACGATGGAAAATCCTAGCCCCTAATTGTTTGTTGACACTATGCAAAAATGCTTCCGCATATATATCGAGCAATTGATTTCTGCGGTAGATTGATAAACATGGCGGTAATATTCCATGGCGAATGGAGAGCAAGACAAAAAATGGAAAGTCTTAAATGACTACAATAATATCGCTCAAGGATCGTCAtcacactttcttgctcatagctCACATAGTGCCATTTGTTTTCATTAGTACACCTATTGTAGTTCACAAAAAATGAAGTGATCATTGAATACGCGATAACATCGTAGTGATAATCTATGTATTTAAATATGCTCTTGAGCCAACTAAACTGGTACGCGAGATCAATAAACATAGGCGATCAAGAGGCAGCGACTGCTATCCAGGGTTCTTTCTCTTGGTCGGCGATGTCGTTGATCCGCTCCATCTGCGGTGGCGTTGGGGTCTTGGAGGTGTGGTGGACCACGACTCCTCGTTGGTGGGAGTGTTTTGGTTCTTTGCCTAGGTTGTTTTATAGTGTATTTTTTCATGATGGTGATGCGGCGGCTACATCCTGAAATTAGAATAAAGTTCTCATCATCCTATCCTCGCTTCGGTGTTGCCTCTAGCGTTCGCAGAGTGCGCGTGGACTAGTGTGCCCAACGGATCTCCTGGGATCCAATTATTTTCTGCATTTGTTGGTATGGTTTTAGCACACCGATTTTTCCTCTATCTTCTACAACAAATTCTAATTCAATAGGCTTGGCTGCAATGATAGAGTCCCACCCTCGGCTGACACTAATATTTGTAATCATCGCTAGGTGGTTTAAGTAACTATTTTTTAGATGGTTTGTACTATTGTTGATGATTGCTAATAGATAGATTAAATTTGTATGGTTGCTGATGTGGTAGCTAGTAACCCGTAAAGATATGCATATGTTTGTATTGTTGTAGATGCGGTAGCATTTGTAGTAACCCATAAAGATATGATCGATATGTTTGTATTGTTGTAGATGCTCTAGCATTTGTAGTAACCCATAAAGATATGCATATATGTTTGTATCGTTGTAGATGCGCTAGCATTTGTAGTAACTCATACACTCAAAAATATAAAGGttgcaccataggaagtgtgatcTTCCATACACTCAAAAGTCTCTATAAAATTTTAGAGGGCCAGCTGAAACCACTATTTACTCTTAAATAATTATTGATGCTATGTTTGTAGGGTGCCTACTAGAGTAGCTCTAACATTTTTAACCATTTGGtgtgattttttgtttttgttttgttttgcgatAGCATTGGGGTGGTTTTGATTACTACTCTAGAAACACAAGACATTGTTCTTTctttatttctttctttctttcattAATTATTCTCTTTGTTTCCTTGTTACAGGATGCACACCGTTTTGTCATGGTGGAAAATCCTAGCCCCTAATTGTTTGTTGACACTATGCAGAAATGCTTCACGCATCTATATCGAGCAATTGATTTCTGCGGTAGATTTGATAAACATAGTGGTAATATTCCATGGCGAATGGAGAGCAAGAAAAAAATGGAAAGTCTTACATGACTACAATAATATTGCTCAAGGATCGTCATCACACTTTGTTGCTCATAGCTCACATAGTGCCATTTGTTTTCATTAGTACAACTGTTGTAGTTCACAAAAAATGAAGTGATCATTTAGATAACTCGTAATGATAATTTATGTATTAAAATATGCTCTTGAGCCAACTGAACTGGTACGTGAGACCAATAAATAGAGGTGATCGGGAGGCAGCGACTGCTATCCAACGTTTTGCCCCTTGGTCGGCGATGTCATTGATCCACTAGATCTGCGGTGGCGTTGGGGTCTTGGAGGTGTGGTGGACCACGGCTCCTCATTGGCGGGACTGTTTTGGTTCTTTATCTAGGTTGTTTTATAGTGTTTTTCATGATGGTGATGCGGCGGCTACATCCTGAAATTAGAATAAAGTTCTCGTCATCCTATCCTTGCTTCAGTGATGCCTCTAGGGTTCGTAGAGTGCACGTGAACTCGTGTGCCCAGCGGATCTCTTGGGATCCCATCATTTTCTGCATTTGTTGGTATGGTTTTAGGCTCGTCTCTTTCGATCTACGATTTTTATCATTCACAATGCACTGGTCCTTTGAGGCTTTAGCACACCGATTTTTTCTCTGTCGACTGCAACAAAGTCTACTACAATAGGCTTGGTCCGGTTCCAGTGATGGAGGGGCAATTATAGAGTCACATCCTTGGCTGGCACTAATATTTGTTATCATCGCTATATTCATATTTGTAAAATTATTTTTTAGATTGTTTGTACTGTTGTTGATGATTACTAATAGATAGATTAAATTTATAGGGTTGCTGATGTGGTAGCCATTAACCCATAAAGATATGCATACGTTTGTATTGCTGTAGATACGCTAGCATAGCATTTGTAGTAGCCCATAAAGATATGCATATGTGATATGTTTGTATTGTTGTAGATGCGCTAGGATTTGCAGTAACTCATAAAGATATTCATGTAGAGGCGCTTAGCATTTGTAGTAGTGGCTAGATGGCCCAAAGCATAAAGGTATGCACAATGCATATGCACATGCGCTAGTAATCCAGATCCTGAAATCGAGATTAAAATGGTGTGTTACCCTTGGAGATGACCGAAATTTGAAGAGAATTTGGGGAAAATTTCGAAACCGCCGCCAAACGACACAAGACAGCCTCGTCCCTTGGAAGCAGCGGTCTGCGTCCACGCGGCCACGCCCCGGTTGTCCTCGCCTCAATCCACGTGTAACCGGCCGCCCTATTTGTTTTCCTGAAATCGGTCCATACACCATCGCCGCCCTCCCGCCTCCACAACCCAAATTCTAAAAGCATTACGGTCCACGCACCCGGTCCAGCCACCAACTCTGTCATGCAAACCCCCGACGCGACCATTATAATCTGCAAAGCTCCGAACCGGCAATGGCACTGTAGCCAAAGTAACGCAGCATTTCGTCTCCTTCTTTAATTGAATCGAATGTGTGTTTAATTCCCTTCCCTTGTTAATTACTCCTCTTCTCCCCCTTCCGCGCCTCTCCTCTTCGGAAACCCCCCCTCGCCGTGCTCCCGCCATCCCCCGTGACGACGCAACCTCCTTCGCGTAGGGCTAGGGTTCGGATTCCCGGCGGAATGCGGAGGCCGCCGCCCGCGGGGGCGTCCTGCCGCCGCCGCGCGATCGAGGGGCTGGCCACCGCGCTCCTCCTCTACGCGcttctcgtcttcctcctcgagtCGCCGCTCGTCTCCAACCCGACACCGGACGCTGCCACTGCCGCCGGGTCGCGCCCTCCTCTCCACCTGCACCGCGCCGAGGACCGCGCCGCCCCCGCGCGCCCCGACAAACAGCCCCatcccgcctccgcctccgccagcCTCTCGCGCATGgtctccggcctccacctccgcctcctcaacTCCTCGCGCTCCGGGCCCCTCCGCCGCCCGATAGCCGACGCCGTCGCGGCCGGCGCGCGCGTCTTCTCCCAGCTCCAGACCCTCcacccgcccgccgccgccgcgccgccctccCGCGACGTGTGCGCGCAGTCCATCGTCCTAACCGCCGACGAGTTCCGCGAGAGGGGCCGCGTCGCGGAGCTGCCGTGCGGGCTCACTCTCGGCTCCCACATCACGGTGGCGGCGACGCCTCGCGCGGCGCACGCGGACGGCGACCCGAAGATCGCGCTGCTCAGGGACGGGGACCAGCCCATcatggtgtcgcagttcatgatGGAGCTCCAGGGGCTTAACACGGTCGACGGAGAGGACCCGCCACGCATCCTCCACTTCAACCCGCGCCTCCGCGGCGACTGGAGCGGCAGGCCGGTCATCGAGCACAACACCTGCTACCGCATGCAGTGGGGCACGCCGCTGCGCTGCGAAGGCCGCAAGTCCCACACCGATGAGGAAACCGGTAGAATGAATTCAGCCATGTTTCTTCTGGTCTGGCGGATTCTCCTAGTACAGTAAATAAATGTGTAGAATGAATTCATGTGCAGTGGATGGTTTGTGCAAGTGCGAGAGGTGGATTCGGGACGACCAAGAGCAGCCTGAGGAGACCAAGGCGGTCTGGTGGCTCAACCGGCTCATCGGCCACAAGAAGGAGGTCAACATCGATTGGCCCTTCCCTTTTGTGGAGGGCAAACTATTTGTTCTTACTCTCAGCGCTGGAATGGAGGGGTACCATGTCAATGTGGACGGCCGGCATGTGACTTCTTTCCCTTACCGCACTGTAAGTGCATAATTACTTCATCCGTCTCATCCAGTTTCGAACAACAAATCCTGTCAAATGACTTTCATAGTCAGTGCTGGGATATACTATGCATTATTATTGTTCTAGTTCAAAGAATTGGTGGTTGGGGATACTGGATGCTGGGCCTACCATTGCAGTGAACATTTGTTTCTTGTTGCTTCTCTTGCAGGGGTTTGTGCTTGAGGACGCCACAGGATTGTCATTGAATGGGGACCTTGATGTGCAATCAGTGTTTGCTGGGTCCTTACCCACTACACACCCCAGTTTTGCACCACAGGATTATCTGGAGATGTCAACTCTTTGGCAGGCACCCCCTCTGCCTGATCACCCAGTTGACATTttcattggcatactctcatCTGCCAATCATTTTGCTGAGCGTATGGGTGTCCGTAAGACATGGATGTCTGCTGTAAGCAAGTCACCAAATGTTGTTGCTCGCTTCTTTGTTGCACTGGTAAAATTCTTGAGCATAAATCCACACCTTTTTGTTTCCTTTTGTGTTCTGGAACATTATAACAGTTAAACTGATGAGCATTCTTATCTCCAGCATGGCAGAAGCGAAGTGAATTTCCAGTTGAAAAAGGAGGCAGAATTCTTTGGGGACATTGTTTTTGTGCCATTTCTGGATAATTATGACCTAGTTGTTCTCAAGACTCTTGCAATATTGGAGTATGGGGTAAGCAAAAACAATTTCTTATTTGGACTCATCCTTTTTTTGAAGTGCTATACCTGTTAGTTATTTTCTGACAATGACGGATAAAACTCTGTTTTCAGCTTCATGTTGTCTCTGCTAAATATGTAATGAAGTGTGATGATGATACTTTTGTAAGACTTGACTCAGTAATCACTGAAATTGTTAATGTGCCAAGTGGTACAAGTCTTTACATGGGGAATATCAATTTCCACCACAGGCCATTGCGCCAAGGGAAATGGGCAGTGACTTATGAGGTAAACCATACGTAGGATTTTCGTTTGGCTGCTGCTAATTCAGTTTTTTCCTCTTCTATTTTGTTTGGGACTCGTATATTTGTAACAAATAAACTGGGTTATATTCTGTCCACTGTCATCGATACCGTAGTATCTTAAGTGATTGAAAGATTGAAACAAAGTGTGTCGATATCAGGATATGAACATCTGACTGATGTGTCCATTCTTCTATGAAATACTGTTTGGTTTGTTAAATGTAAAATGGTCTTTCTATTGTCTACTTGAAGTGAAGTGAAGGATCATTTACTGTTAAGTGATGAGATGCCCTCTAAGGTGCTCATAATGGAAGCTGTGGGTCTTTGCTGGTTATTGTTAACTTGTTTAGCTATCTAAGCAGGACGATACTATTTTTCAGTCAACTAGGCTCCTTGTTTCTCGATTCCTTACTTTTTCTTGGCCTAAAGCCTTAAACCGTATCTCAACATTTAGTTGTATGATTATGAAAGTTGGAAGGAACCTTGCATTTTTCTCCCTACATTATTTTATCAGGGTAACGTAGTTatcttttactttacttgttatagtTAACAGCACTTGTTTGGACTTCGAAATATTAGATACAGAGTTATCTTGATGCAAGCTTTTGATATTTCTAGTTTTTTTATCACTTCACAGGAGTGGCCAGAAGAAGAGTATCCAGTCTATGCTAATGGCCCCGGATATGTTATATCATCTGATATTGCTGCTTTTGTTTTGTCAGCATTTAGGAACAAGACGTTGAGGGTAAGATATTATAATTACCTTTTGAAATACTGCCTCAGTGCCATAATGTTCTTTATGCACTTGAATGGTTGAGCTTGCCAAAATACTATCAGATCACAATTTCAAAACTTCCTGTAATACCACTTTGGACCATAGGTCAGCAACGTAGCTACGGTTCTTCCATACTAGTTGAGTAATAACTGATAAGAACATTTGTGACCCCTCATTTAACGATGGTTAAATCCTGAATGGACTAGTGTGGAAATCTTTTCTCCACCTGTCGTCAGTACCTAATAGCAATTCATGGTAAGGAAGATATTTATTAATCTACCTTTGCCTGATGTGCAGCTCTTCAAAATGGAAGACGTGAGCATGGGTTTGTGGGTTGAGCAGTTCACTAGGACAAGGCACGTTCAATACgttcacaacagcaagttttgtcAGTTTGGATGCATagatgattattatactgcacatTACCAATCTCCAAGGCTGATGTTATGTATGTGGCAAAAGTTGCTGGATGGAAAACCAGAATGTTGCAATGCGAGATAACAGTAATGGAACCAGTAGGGGTTGACTAGTTCTCTAGGCCATAGTGTCAATCTTCATTGTTCAAGAAATGATATGGTCTCACTGATGTTCATCACCACCCAGGATTGACTAATTATATCATGATGGTGCATTGTGCCTCTTGCCTATTGGGGATTGACATGTAGATATGATTTGCTGGGTATATTAAAGATGATTAACTTAGTTTTAAAAGTGTATTCCACCTCACCAGTACTCACTTTTGAACTAGATAGATAGAAGTTTGCAGCTATTCCAGGGGATGCCTAAAACTTCAGTCCTATGTAAATATGGAAACAGTTCAGTTCAGTTCAGTTGTTGCTACTTGCAGTACGGACATTAGTAGTTTCAGTCTTGACATGCTGAACACAAGCCGTCAGGTATGTGCGAGCACTCAGAAATTACAGGTCGCCTTTTGTTCTGGAATCTCATTAACTTTGGTTGTGACTTTACTTAAATTTTATTTAGTATTTTGTGGATTATAGTGCTATTTCTCATCAAGTTATACTGTGAAGTAAGATCATGGCAAATTTCTGAAGCTGCATTATCTATTTATCTTTAAAGAAAGGCTTTTGCATCAAACACATTTTGCTCTCATTAGATTGTCCTTGACTCACTAAACATGAATTTTGTACAGTACTTCCGAAAAAACTGGCACCCTCATGCGATGGTTTCCAGTTGAATTGTAGATAACTAGAGGTGGTAAACTTTCTTATGGATTTTCCATCGTAGTTTGGTTAAGTGAAAACTCGTATTGTTTACTGAGCCCTTAGGTTGATTTGCTCTTAGTACTGTCTACTGATCACTTGCAAGTTGCAACAAGGTAGTAGCACATGGATCCCTTCCTTTAAGAGCCTGCCTGCACATAAACTTCATCATCGCATAATTATGAACTTTCTAATTTCTGATAGCAGTCGGAGTATAGAGTTTGTACTGCACGCGTGGGCATTGACTGTATTCCTACGAAAGCGCTGCTCCAAAATCCAATGACCCCACGCACAGAAAAAGATCTGAAGAGAACGAAAGTAGAATTTGCTTTTGTACGAGGATATTATTCAAATATCCATTGAGTAGCTGGCAAGCATATCTCGTGTCTTTTTATGCTGTTTATCGCTGTTTTCTTTATGAACAGGGCACTGTGTTCTGTACCTTTTTTAAcatttttctttctctctctctctctccatggtAACAAATCTGATATTGAACTAGTATTGTTCTGCGGGGTTCATTGGTGTTAATGCAAGTTACTATTTGATTGTTTCTGTATGCAGTTTTGGTGCATCTAAAATTCATTTTAGGGCTATAAGGAAATCTTGATGTCTGGAACATTGCCGAACACAAAACTGTTATGTTGATATTTTGTTAAACTGCAGATGCCTGTGAGAATGACGTGTGGGTCCAGGCCTAGCATGTTTTGAAGACATCATTTTGTATTTTGTCTATAATAAACTGCGAACTGCTAGTTTTGCTCTTAACTTTTTAATGATTTTGGAATTTTTGGATTTGTTGGGACCAGGTCATAACCTCGTGCGGAGGGATGAACCAGGTCTACCTGGTATTGTAATGTGATGTTTGAGAAAGTTTTGATGGTGACGTACATATACTTTTGTTTGAGACTTATCTTTGTACTAGTACTATCAGTTGTTTACTCTTGTTGAGACACTTATTTTTGGACCGATGGATTACTATCATTTGTTGTTTACTCTTGTTTATCTACCGATGATGGCTGGCTTCTGCACGCTTTGAGCTGGCTGTCGGGTGAATTAGTGAACGCATGAGCAGCTGATGATAAACGATTTGTTCTAGCTCCAGCTGGACGTGACGAGCGACACCAGCGCCGCCGCGCTGTTTTCTTTCGTAGCTTTGATGATGTCGCAATCAGACATCGTGTTCTATGTGTTTGCGTGTAAGTTACACCCGTTGGCCGAGTCTCTGTACTTGTACTACCGTGCATACCTGCGAGGCGATGAAAATACCGGGTCTATCTCGTGCAATACACGTGCAGTTAACCCTGTCTATGTCTCAGAGATAAGTCTCAATCGATTTAGAAAATATAATTTCAGTTTCCGAAAATTGCAACTTGCACTTTTGTCACCCAGTTGTAGTTTTATAGAGAATAACAAGTTATTTTTCCACTAAACTAAAATTGCAATTTTCTGAATCGACTAAAACCTAAAACTTAGGAAAATACCACGTCAGCTGAGCCTTATCAACACGCTATTGAATTGCATACTACTACATAGTATCATTACGTTGTATTTGAACTTGAATTTTTAAACATAAGTAGAGTTGATTTATAAGTGAATGTGCTTTTTAGATGTCGAGATTTTAACCTACCTACAAAATCAAACTGAGTTAGAATTAATTTGGAAAAAGGCATGTTTACTAATAATCATTAACACACTCGTACAAATAACCTCAAAAGTAATAAAGGATACAAATAGATCATAAACCACCTAGAGACGACTACAAGCATTGGAGCGAGCCGAAGGTGTGCTGAGACTGCACCCAGGCAAATCTTATCATAGTGAAACTTGTTGTAGTAGATAGATGTGTCGTCATGGTAAGGCTCAAAAGGACCAACCCACCATACATAAACCATTGTAAAAGGATGAAAATCGTAGATTAGAAGAGCTAGACCTACTACCACACCAAGAAACATGAAAATTAACCATGAGATTCATCGACCACACAGCCCCATGTGCTCTTTGTCGGCGATATGTACACCGATGATACGGGAATAAGATGGAGATGATCTTATGGACTTGCATGCATACCGTTTGATCTCATGACACCTTGTTGTTGCCGCCACCTCACCAAGGCAAGGAGACTAACTTAAAAAACAAGTAGGAAGCCTCCCGCTGGCGAGAGTTTAGGGTGCGCCACACCTCCAAGAGCTAAATAGCCACCAGAGGCGGGGTGGGAAGGACCGCCAACATTGCAAGCGGAGGGGACATGAACCCTAGCGGGCTTGGGATATCTCTTCTTCTTGTGTCGGTTTCCAAGATGTAGACAAATAAACATGTTTGAAAGCCAATTTGTAGAACCTTCTTTTTCGGATTTCATTTTATTTATGCAACCATATAAAAAGAATGCTATACTTGTATCTCTACGTAGGTCAACACGGATAGACTAGCCAAGATGGCCACATCTGCATTTCGGTACTGCAAAATTGATAACCGATGAGGTTGGTCGGTAACTACTGCTACCAACAGCATTGCTCAACCTGGCAATTTAGAAAGAAAGAGGAAAAAAAGAAAGTGGACAGCTACCAAGATACCCAATGACATTCCCCAACCCATATACGCCATTGTTTTCTCCCTCGCCTACAGCTGGACGCTTCGTTTGCTTCTTCCGTCTCCTCCCCTCTCTCCTCGCTAACAAGACAGAGAGAACAGGAGAGAGAGGACCACAAATTCCCCACGAGACGAGAGCAAGGGAGGGCGAGGACCGAGGAGA
This region of Lolium perenne isolate Kyuss_39 chromosome 2, Kyuss_2.0, whole genome shotgun sequence genomic DNA includes:
- the LOC127322090 gene encoding hydroxyproline O-galactosyltransferase GALT6, with translation MRRPPPAGASCRRRAIEGLATALLLYALLVFLLESPLVSNPTPDAATAAGSRPPLHLHRAEDRAAPARPDKQPHPASASASLSRMVSGLHLRLLNSSRSGPLRRPIADAVAAGARVFSQLQTLHPPAAAAPPSRDVCAQSIVLTADEFRERGRVAELPCGLTLGSHITVAATPRAAHADGDPKIALLRDGDQPIMVSQFMMELQGLNTVDGEDPPRILHFNPRLRGDWSGRPVIEHNTCYRMQWGTPLRCEGRKSHTDEETVDGLCKCERWIRDDQEQPEETKAVWWLNRLIGHKKEVNIDWPFPFVEGKLFVLTLSAGMEGYHVNVDGRHVTSFPYRTGFVLEDATGLSLNGDLDVQSVFAGSLPTTHPSFAPQDYLEMSTLWQAPPLPDHPVDIFIGILSSANHFAERMGVRKTWMSAVSKSPNVVARFFVALHGRSEVNFQLKKEAEFFGDIVFVPFLDNYDLVVLKTLAILEYGLHVVSAKYVMKCDDDTFVRLDSVITEIVNVPSGTSLYMGNINFHHRPLRQGKWAVTYEEWPEEEYPVYANGPGYVISSDIAAFVLSAFRNKTLRLFKMEDVSMGLWVEQFTRTRHVQYVHNSKFCQFGCIDDYYTAHYQSPRLMLCMWQKLLDGKPECCNAR